A genomic stretch from Gorilla gorilla gorilla isolate KB3781 chromosome 20, NHGRI_mGorGor1-v2.1_pri, whole genome shotgun sequence includes:
- the MRPS12 gene encoding small ribosomal subunit protein uS12m produces the protein MSWSGLLRGLNTSLTCGPALVPRLWATCSMATLNQMHRLGPPKRPPRKLGPTEGRPQLKGVVLCTFTRKPKKPNSANRKCCRVRLSTGREAVCFIPGEGHTLQEHQIVLVEGGRTQDLPGVKLTVVRGKYDCGHVQKK, from the exons ATGTCCTGGTCTGGCCTTCTCCGTGGCCTCAACACGTCCCTAACTTGTG gcccagctctggttCCCCGGCTCTGGGCCACCTGCTCCATGGCTACCCTGAACCAGATGCACCGCCTGGGGCCCCCCAAGCGGCCGCCTCGGAAGCTGGGCCCCACGGAAGGCCGGCCGCAGCTGAAGGGTGTGGTCCTGTGCACGTTCACCCGCAAGCCAAAGAAGCCCAACTCGGCCAATCGCAAGTGCTGTCGAGTGCGGCTCAGCACTGGCCGCGAGGCGGTCTGCTTCATCCCCGGGGAGGGCCACACCCTGCAGGAGCACCAGATTGTCCTTGTGGAGGGCGGCCGCACCCAGGACCTGCCAGGCGTCAAGCTCACCGTTGTGCGTGGCAAGTACGACTGTGGCCACGTGCAGAAGAAGTGA